TGTGGCCCGCCACGCCAACAAAGCTAAAACCGAGTTCGTGGACAGTCTTGCCCCAATACGCATTGGCCCAGATTGGGAAAACCAACTCTTCGGTGACGATGCCCTCGTACAAGATCAGGGCCCGCGAGAAGAGTAGGTCGCCTCTGGTCGCGACAACTTGGCGTTCCACGGCTCGTCGCTCATCATCTGTGATCTTGGAAAGATCGAGCTCGGCGACCGTGCTTTCGCTTTGAGTACGCCCGATCAGGCGAAGATCGGCAAGCCCTGCTTGCCCGGAAATGTACGGTGAATGTGTACTGAGCAGGCGTTGAGCCGAGACCGTGGCAATTTGGTGATATAGGGCTCTCTGGGCTTGAGGATGTAGGTGAGCCTCGGGTTCTTCCAAGGCTAAGAAGGCATGAACGGCGTCGCCTGTTGCCTCCGCTTGTTTTTTCTTCCACTCTACGTAGGCCCGAAACACCAGAAGCGATGCGAGGCTTCGCGTTCCCATGCCATGCTTGGCCAAGGGGAAAGGCTGGGCGCCCGGAGTTGACAGTGTCACATCCACTCCGCGCGATAAGTCTCGCAGCGTTCGCGGGACGGGCGAGATATTTATCCCGGCCTTCTTCGCAGCGATTACGTCTTCGAGATTGACGAGGTTCTGGTGAATGTGTGTGAGGACACCGCTCTTGGAGACCAGTTCCTCGTTTAGCTTGGTGAGCGCGGCCTCAAAATCTTTTATCTCGGCGTCGCTCAGCCCCAAGTCGTCCGTCAAGCGCCTCCAGAACGAGCCCCTTGCCCGGAGGTCATTCTCCAAGTCTCGTTGAGCGTCGATGTACGAAACGGCCATTGGCTCAATCTGTGTGCTGACAACCGCATGCGCCTCCTCCGTGCCAAGCCAATCCGCGAAGGGCTTCCAATCTTTTAGGAACTTCCTAGAAAGGGCATACTCGCCCCTCACCGGATCCCACATCAATGTCGTTCGAATGCCGACAAAGTCGTGTACCGCCGAATCCTGCGCGATGCCGTGACCCCAGAGCGCCGTCCAAAAGCTACCCGCAGGGAACGAGTCCAGCACCGCACCATCCTCTCCGATGGGCCTGATCAAGACATCGACTACCGCCTTTCGATCCTTAGGGAGACTGGGCTCGCCGAAAGTGGTGTGGATATCGTCGACGCCTATCAACTTGCGGCCGGCGCCGAGCGCAACGTTTATCGCATCTAGGAGGTTAGTCTTGCCAGCATTGTTGGCGCCCACAAGCAATGTGAGATCGCCAAGCCGTACCGACACGTTTCGGAATGATCGAAAGTTGCTAATGCGGAGCTCGAGAACCGATATCCCGCTTGAAACGCCCGTCATTCCGCACTCGCCATCATCCGGAAGTTTCTCGCCGCCTGGCGGGGCTGATCATCCGCCCCAGGGCTCGGTAGTCCGAGCGGTCGGACGTTGATCTGGTTCAAGCACCGTTTCGGGACGATTCGAACGACGCGAGAATCGCCGCCTGAAGGCGTCGCTTCACCCCTGGCGAAGCGTCCAACAGTTGGCTTGGCGACGATTCTCGCCCACACGATTTCAGCGCTTTTCATCTGCGACAAAAGCTATCGCTGTAGGGTCAAGCAACCCGTACGTGTGGATGAGTGCGGCTAACGGCCTCACTACGTCGAGCTTCCCGTATTGCTTCTGGTGGTTGAGGTTGTGCATCAGCGACGCGATTGCTGGCGAAATCGAAGAGAGGATCTCCGGGATGTTCTGATCTGGATTGTCGTTGAAGAAGTGCCAAAGTTTCGCGGGTGGCTCCGGAGCCTCGTTCGTGACCCAGGTAATCCACTCTTCCACGTAGGGTACCTTGAGCCGCCAATGGGTTAGGTTGCGGTAGTCCAGGCCGACCCAGCGTTCGAGGCAGCGACGAACCTGATCGCGAAACGCTGCCGCCTCATGCTCTTTGACTGAGACCGACACGATCGGATTGCCCAGGGGCACGCGATAGCTAAACCCATCACCCGGCCGGGAACCATCCGAGGCATTTGGCAACGGGGATGCGCGATAGCGATTCTGCATCGATCGGCCTTCCGCTTCAGTGAAATCACCGAGCGAAAGATCAGGGACCAAGACGACTTC
The Candidatus Polarisedimenticolaceae bacterium DNA segment above includes these coding regions:
- a CDS encoding AAA family ATPase; amino-acid sequence: MTGVSSGISVLELRISNFRSFRNVSVRLGDLTLLVGANNAGKTNLLDAINVALGAGRKLIGVDDIHTTFGEPSLPKDRKAVVDVLIRPIGEDGAVLDSFPAGSFWTALWGHGIAQDSAVHDFVGIRTTLMWDPVRGEYALSRKFLKDWKPFADWLGTEEAHAVVSTQIEPMAVSYIDAQRDLENDLRARGSFWRRLTDDLGLSDAEIKDFEAALTKLNEELVSKSGVLTHIHQNLVNLEDVIAAKKAGINISPVPRTLRDLSRGVDVTLSTPGAQPFPLAKHGMGTRSLASLLVFRAYVEWKKKQAEATGDAVHAFLALEEPEAHLHPQAQRALYHQIATVSAQRLLSTHSPYISGQAGLADLRLIGRTQSESTVAELDLSKITDDERRAVERQVVATRGDLLFSRALILYEGIVTEELVFPIWANAYWGKTVHELGFSFVGVAGHNYFPFVWLAESFGIPWFIYSDGEDAALKQLSSSLAKIGIADYKTRCEVTVIPEKGDIEAELVRDGYLPQIEEALARVFEPGFIDQYIKEHNGRPGPKKAGVEYTRDYTSAGGRERAAIDALRGNKGSVATSLAEVIAALPDAARRVPTTVAQFFAEISKRFDLSRS